From Carya illinoinensis cultivar Pawnee chromosome 5, C.illinoinensisPawnee_v1, whole genome shotgun sequence, one genomic window encodes:
- the LOC122311144 gene encoding protein kish-like, which yields MSALFNFHSFLTVVLLGICACTYLKMHFPAILELRTGFRGFFWKAARIGERLSPWVAVGCFTMGVSIIFF from the exons ATG TCAGCACTCTTCAACTTCCATTCGTTTTTAACGGTAGTGCTTTTGGGGATCTGCGCCTGCActtatttgaagatgcattttcCTGCTATCCTTGAACTGAGAACTGG GTTTCGCGGTTTCTTTTGGAAGGCAGCCAGAATAG GTGAGCGCTTGAGTCCATGGGTGGCTGTTGGATGCTTCACCATGGGTGTGTCAATTATCTTCTTCTGA
- the LOC122311143 gene encoding uncharacterized protein LOC122311143, with product MDKYSNHLDMGNSAPVSTTSDSALNLQWSTGSKPEIILTESLFKKDIVKGQNSIAEHALMPLASSGRSSDEEEVYFDPWLRLESDCEDFFSVSGDTTPSCDNTPIHQSRFQETPHVDKPLPIYMDSPPTSIFEPSPTVMKKQLIELFQESFRSDAVDHVTQNLQARSKANLSILHIPPNSSNKSLYDCVANSACSSETSPDTSYSPARKGRFAKSVRCCLPNFVPNLSSAGGRKRLSVSRSCKR from the exons ATGGATAAATATAGCAATCATTTGGACATGGGGAACTCTGCTCCTGTTTCTACAACCTCGGACTCGGCCCTAAACCTTCAATGGTCCACTGGTTCTAAGCCGGAGATCATCTTAACCGAATCACTGTTCAAGAAAGACATAGTCAAAGGCCAAAACTCAATTGCTGAACATGCTTTGATGCCTTTAGCCAGTTCTGGTAGATCAA GTGATGAGGAGGAAGTATATTTTGATCCATGGCTCCGGTTAGAATCTGACTGTGAAGATTTCTTCAGTGTCAGTGGGG ATACTACCCCATCTTGCGACAACACTCCTATCCACCAAAGCCGCTTCCAAGAAACTCCTCATGTAGATAAACCCCTGCCAATTTACATGGACAGTCCACCCACTTCCATTTTTGAACCCTCCCCAACAGTCATGAAGAAACAACTGATTGAGCTTTTTCAAGAGAGTTTCAGGAGCGATGCTGTTGATCATGTCACTCAAAATTTGCAAGCAAGGTCAAAGGCCAATCTTTCCATTCTTCACATTCCTCCAAATTCTTCAAATAAAAGCCTTTATGATTGTGTAGCAAACTCTGCATGCAGTAGCGAGACAAGCCCTGACACAAGTTACAGCCCGGCCAGGAAGGGGAGATTCGCAAAGTCCGTGCGGTGCTGCCTCCCAAATTTCGTGCCCAACCTCAGCTCTGCCGGtgggaggaagaggctgagcgtTTCCCGTAGTTGTAAACGCTAA